Proteins encoded by one window of Blautia faecicola:
- a CDS encoding ACT domain-containing protein: MKIKRINQEFSVCQVEDYSLVNMDSEYCFIEKTDEEKSLVCLTKEVPPNVIQREDDWKAFRIQGTLDFSLIGILARIAAILADHKISIFAVSTYNTDYVFVKKENYTKALEILEASGYMISDRRKVDICPYLQTL, from the coding sequence ATGAAAATAAAAAGAATAAACCAAGAATTTTCTGTCTGTCAGGTAGAAGACTACTCACTTGTAAATATGGATTCGGAATATTGTTTTATCGAAAAAACGGATGAGGAAAAATCGTTAGTATGCCTGACAAAAGAAGTTCCACCTAATGTGATACAACGCGAGGATGACTGGAAAGCCTTTCGCATTCAGGGAACACTGGACTTTTCACTGATTGGAATTCTAGCGAGAATTGCTGCGATTCTCGCAGATCATAAAATCTCCATCTTCGCCGTATCCACCTACAATACAGACTATGTTTTTGTAAAAAAAGAAAACTATACGAAAGCACTGGAAATCCTCGAGGCATCAGGGTATATGATCAGTGACAGAAGAAAAGTGGACATTTGTCCATATTTACAAACTCTTTGA
- a CDS encoding class I SAM-dependent methyltransferase: protein MPEGEHLRILDVGCGTGFFTILLAKRGHQVTGIDLTPDMILHARELAKEEGADCEFHVMDAENPEYEDNTFDFVISRNLTWTLPDAQKVYKEWMRVVKL, encoded by the coding sequence TTGCCGGAGGGAGAACATCTGCGGATCCTGGATGTGGGCTGCGGAACCGGATTTTTCACGATTTTGCTGGCAAAGAGGGGGCATCAGGTGACAGGTATCGATCTGACACCGGACATGATCCTCCATGCGAGAGAACTGGCAAAAGAAGAAGGAGCAGATTGTGAATTCCATGTCATGGATGCGGAAAATCCGGAATACGAGGATAACACGTTTGACTTCGTGATTTCCCGAAATCTGACCTGGACGCTTCCGGATGCACAGAAAGTCTATAAAGAATGGATGCGTGTTGTTAAACTTTGA
- a CDS encoding LysR substrate-binding domain-containing protein gives MAMVERGLGIGVLPDMILKRIPYRIAVRSFRTPYYREIGLAMKDRTKLTPATQMFIEYLRKALAVT, from the coding sequence ATGGCGATGGTGGAGCGTGGACTTGGAATCGGGGTGCTCCCGGACATGATCCTGAAACGGATCCCATACCGGATCGCCGTCCGGTCTTTTCGGACTCCATATTACAGAGAAATCGGACTGGCGATGAAAGACAGAACGAAGCTGACACCTGCGACGCAGATGTTTATCGAATATCTCAGGAAGGCATTAGCTGTGACTTAG
- a CDS encoding L-2-amino-thiazoline-4-carboxylic acid hydrolase: protein MRKISSVLYKAVDLLPAGYKIVRQSLMDDLSDSKSICWDTRILQDDDRGFTYEISRCLYFDTCKSHGYPEFCTVFCTHDWYALGVLRHHARFIRKSTIAEDGTVCHDTIAKIK from the coding sequence ATGCGAAAAATTTCCTCCGTACTGTACAAAGCTGTTGATTTATTACCTGCTGGTTATAAAATCGTGCGCCAGTCCCTGATGGATGATCTTTCCGATTCCAAAAGTATCTGCTGGGACACCCGGATCCTGCAGGATGATGACAGGGGATTTACCTATGAGATCAGCAGATGTCTGTACTTCGACACCTGCAAATCCCATGGCTATCCGGAATTCTGTACCGTATTTTGCACCCATGACTGGTACGCCCTCGGTGTATTAAGGCATCATGCAAGATTCATCCGAAAATCTACGATCGCCGAAGACGGCACCGTATGCCACGATACCATAGCAAAAATAAAATAA
- a CDS encoding class I SAM-dependent methyltransferase, producing MDASHLAFADETFDAVVSRNLTWNLEDPEQAYKEWMRVLKKGGILLNYDANWYHHLFDAEKREEYEKDRQMVTESGLEDHYTCTDIDTMEEIARQVPLSRIDRPRWDQKILRELGTIKVSVDTEVWNQVWSEVEKVNYHSTSMFGIEAVKA from the coding sequence ATGGATGCCAGCCATCTTGCGTTTGCGGACGAAACCTTTGATGCAGTAGTCAGCCGGAATCTGACCTGGAACCTGGAAGATCCGGAGCAGGCGTATAAAGAATGGATGCGCGTGCTGAAAAAAGGTGGTATTCTGTTAAATTATGATGCCAACTGGTATCATCATCTCTTTGATGCTGAAAAAAGAGAAGAATATGAGAAAGACAGGCAGATGGTGACTGAGTCCGGGCTGGAAGATCACTATACCTGTACGGATATCGATACGATGGAAGAGATTGCAAGACAGGTACCGCTCAGCAGGATCGATCGCCCCCGGTGGGATCAAAAGATACTGCGGGAACTCGGAACAATCAAGGTAAGTGTGGATACGGAAGTCTGGAATCAGGTATGGTCAGAGGTGGAAAAGGTCAACTATCATTCGACATCGATGTTTGGTATCGAAGCAGTCAAAGCGTAA
- a CDS encoding ABC transporter ATP-binding protein, translated as MPGPGQRGPRGPKPQVENPGKLMGRLLKYVGKNYGIHLVIVAVCIFVSVIANVQGTMFMKNLIDLYIMPLIGQNSPDFGPLLGAILKVAVFYLIGVLATFSYNRIMVYVTQGTLKNLRNDMFHHMESLPIKYFDTHAHGDIMSIYTNDIDTLRQMISQSMPQLLSSVITIVSVFVSMIILSIPLTLVSLVMIAIMLFTTKKVAGLSGRYFLAQQKSLGAVNGYIEEMMEGQKVVKVFCHEEESLEKFNQLNDELYDSANNANKYGNILGPVNAQLGNVSYVVCAIAGGIFATYGVGGLTLGALASFLTFNKSINMPINQVSQQLNSVVMALAGADRIFRILDEKPELDEGYVTLVNAEVENGEVREAQKHTGHWAWKHYHKADNTTTYQLLEGDVVFNGVDFGYDEKKMVLHDIKLFAKPGQKIAFVGSTGAGKTTITNLINRFYDIQDGKIRYDGININKIKKTDLRRSLGIVLQDTQLFTNTVMENIRYGKLDATDEEVIAAAKLANADGFIRRLPEGYQTKLTNNGANLSQGQRQLLSIARAAVADPPVLILDEATSSIDTRTEKLVQDGMDKLMHGRTTFVIAHRLSTVRNSDCIMVLENGRIIERGTHDQLIEEKGKYYQLYTGNTGELA; from the coding sequence ATGCCAGGACCAGGACAAAGAGGACCGAGAGGTCCGAAACCCCAGGTTGAAAATCCGGGAAAACTGATGGGACGTCTTTTAAAATATGTCGGAAAAAATTATGGAATTCATCTGGTGATCGTGGCAGTGTGTATTTTCGTCAGTGTCATAGCCAATGTCCAGGGAACCATGTTTATGAAGAATCTTATCGATCTGTATATCATGCCACTGATCGGGCAGAACAGTCCGGATTTCGGTCCGCTGCTTGGAGCGATCCTGAAGGTTGCGGTATTCTATCTGATCGGTGTTTTGGCTACCTTTTCCTATAACCGGATCATGGTATATGTGACACAGGGAACACTGAAGAATCTGAGAAATGATATGTTCCATCACATGGAGAGTCTTCCAATCAAATATTTTGATACCCATGCGCACGGCGATATCATGTCGATTTACACGAACGATATCGATACGCTGCGTCAGATGATCAGCCAGAGTATGCCACAGCTGTTATCCAGTGTGATCACGATTGTCAGTGTCTTTGTCAGCATGATCATTCTGAGTATACCGCTGACACTCGTATCTCTGGTGATGATCGCCATCATGCTGTTTACTACGAAGAAAGTAGCAGGACTGAGCGGTAGATATTTCCTTGCACAACAGAAATCTCTGGGTGCGGTAAATGGTTATATCGAAGAGATGATGGAAGGACAGAAAGTAGTAAAAGTGTTCTGTCATGAAGAAGAGAGTCTGGAAAAGTTCAATCAGTTAAACGATGAACTCTATGACAGTGCCAACAATGCGAACAAATACGGCAATATCCTGGGACCGGTCAATGCACAGCTGGGAAATGTCAGCTATGTGGTATGTGCGATCGCAGGTGGTATCTTTGCTACTTATGGAGTCGGCGGTCTGACCCTTGGTGCACTGGCAAGTTTCCTGACCTTTAACAAGAGTATCAACATGCCGATCAACCAGGTCAGCCAGCAGTTAAACAGTGTGGTTATGGCACTGGCAGGTGCAGACCGTATCTTCCGTATCCTGGATGAAAAACCGGAACTGGACGAAGGGTATGTTACACTGGTTAATGCGGAAGTTGAAAACGGAGAAGTACGGGAAGCACAGAAACATACAGGTCACTGGGCATGGAAACATTACCACAAAGCGGATAATACAACAACTTATCAGCTGTTGGAAGGTGATGTGGTATTTAACGGTGTGGATTTTGGATATGATGAGAAAAAGATGGTTCTGCATGATATCAAGCTCTTTGCAAAACCGGGTCAGAAGATTGCATTTGTTGGTTCTACCGGAGCAGGAAAGACCACGATCACCAATCTGATCAACCGTTTTTATGATATCCAGGATGGAAAGATCCGATATGATGGTATCAATATCAACAAGATCAAAAAAACAGATCTGCGTCGTTCTCTGGGCATCGTTCTTCAGGATACGCAGCTGTTTACGAATACGGTTATGGAAAATATCCGTTACGGAAAGCTGGATGCTACGGATGAAGAGGTGATCGCGGCGGCTAAACTGGCGAATGCGGATGGATTTATCCGGAGACTGCCGGAAGGATATCAGACGAAACTGACGAATAACGGTGCCAATCTGAGCCAGGGGCAGAGACAGCTTCTGTCTATCGCCCGTGCAGCGGTAGCGGATCCGCCGGTGCTGATCCTGGATGAAGCGACTTCTTCGATTGATACCAGAACGGAGAAGCTGGTACAGGATGGTATGGATAAGCTGATGCATGGACGAACCACTTTCGTCATAGCACACCGCCTGTCCACCGTAAGAAACAGTGACTGTATTATGGTCCTTGAAAACGGACGTATCATCGAGCGTGGAACCCATGATCAGCTGATCGAAGAAAAAGGAAAATATTATCAGTTATATACCGGAAATACCGGAGAACTGGCATAA
- the nikB gene encoding nickel ABC transporter permease, with translation MKKYVSHRFLQLIPILLGITFLSFAMMRLAGSDVVTEMYQNRGTEVSQEIIDAKRAELGLDQPFLIQYGRWLGGMLTGDMGESYMTGKPVFSTFLSKLPATLLLTALAIGLTILVSIPLGILAAVTHDKIPDLILRFFSFIGNALPNFFVAMLLMQLLSIKLQLLPVISDGVTLKSALMPALTLAISMSAKYMRQVRAAVLEEWNKDYVQGARARGVRRRVILWKNVMQSSMLTIITLLALSIGNLLGGTAIIESIFMWDGVGKLAVDAITMRDYPVIQAYVVWMAIIYVLVNLFTDLLYHRLDPRIRLGVTKG, from the coding sequence ATGAAGAAATATGTATCACATAGATTTTTACAGTTAATCCCCATTTTACTGGGGATTACTTTTTTGTCTTTTGCTATGATGCGACTGGCCGGATCGGATGTGGTTACGGAGATGTATCAGAACCGGGGAACGGAAGTGTCCCAGGAAATTATTGATGCGAAACGAGCAGAGCTGGGGTTGGATCAGCCTTTTTTGATTCAGTATGGCAGATGGCTTGGCGGTATGCTGACAGGGGATATGGGAGAAAGCTATATGACAGGAAAGCCGGTGTTTTCCACATTCCTTTCCAAACTTCCGGCAACCTTACTTCTGACGGCTTTAGCCATCGGCCTTACCATACTGGTGTCAATTCCGCTAGGTATTCTTGCTGCGGTTACACACGATAAGATTCCGGATCTGATCCTGCGATTTTTCAGCTTTATAGGAAATGCGTTACCGAATTTTTTTGTGGCTATGTTACTGATGCAGCTATTAAGTATTAAGCTTCAGCTGCTTCCGGTGATTTCGGATGGAGTGACCTTAAAGAGTGCACTGATGCCGGCTCTTACACTGGCTATTTCCATGTCAGCAAAATATATGCGGCAGGTTCGGGCAGCGGTGCTGGAGGAATGGAATAAGGATTATGTGCAGGGAGCCCGGGCAAGAGGCGTGCGCAGGCGCGTGATCTTATGGAAAAACGTAATGCAATCTTCGATGCTGACGATTATTACACTACTGGCTCTTTCCATTGGAAATCTGCTGGGGGGAACTGCTATTATAGAAAGTATTTTTATGTGGGATGGAGTCGGTAAACTGGCAGTAGATGCGATTACCATGCGTGATTATCCGGTTATTCAGGCTTATGTGGTATGGATGGCAATTATTTATGTGCTGGTGAATCTGTTCACGGATCTTTTGTACCACCGGCTGGATCCGAGAATTCGTCTGGGGGTAACAAAAGGATGA
- a CDS encoding M14 family metallopeptidase: MMRNDNKFQIAGQEITPGERWQGMLMIGGGEFALPAAVLHGEKEGKTVLITAAVHSGEYVGVETAVELANELKMEKITGTIVIVKVVCPAEFEQRAGSLCLEDGKNLNRQFPGDEKGTRTQRLASAIEKEIHCVADYYIDLHSGDDYEDLTPFVYYAGKGEKEVVEISRKMAQHVDVPYMIRSNVSSGGSYNYAATCGIPSILIERGGMGRWTREEVESNKRDLKNILRYLGIYRTSRGYWNHYPMEVTDVVYQSANQAGLWYPEKKPGDMFTEGEKLGKITDYEGKMLETSYGEYDGVILFQTGSLQVTKEGPMIAYGRIAYEKDNRKEKIAGYWTKRSSDFKEQRREELHSPLAG; this comes from the coding sequence ATGATGAGAAACGATAATAAATTTCAGATAGCAGGGCAGGAAATAACTCCGGGAGAGAGATGGCAGGGAATGCTGATGATCGGAGGCGGAGAATTTGCTCTTCCGGCTGCGGTTCTGCACGGAGAAAAAGAAGGAAAGACTGTGTTGATTACTGCTGCCGTGCACTCAGGGGAATATGTGGGTGTGGAGACTGCAGTGGAACTGGCAAATGAATTAAAAATGGAAAAAATCACAGGGACAATAGTGATCGTAAAAGTGGTCTGTCCTGCAGAATTCGAGCAGCGGGCCGGAAGTCTCTGCCTGGAAGACGGAAAAAATCTGAACCGGCAGTTTCCGGGAGATGAAAAGGGAACAAGGACACAGCGGCTTGCCAGCGCAATAGAAAAAGAAATTCACTGTGTGGCAGATTATTATATTGATCTGCACAGTGGGGATGATTATGAAGATCTGACACCGTTTGTATATTATGCGGGAAAAGGTGAAAAAGAAGTTGTTGAAATTTCCAGAAAAATGGCACAACACGTGGACGTTCCGTATATGATACGTTCTAATGTATCATCCGGCGGTTCTTATAATTATGCGGCGACCTGTGGAATCCCGAGTATTCTGATCGAACGCGGTGGCATGGGACGATGGACGAGAGAAGAAGTAGAGTCCAATAAGCGGGATCTGAAGAACATCCTGCGTTATCTCGGTATATACCGGACCAGCCGTGGCTACTGGAACCATTATCCCATGGAAGTGACGGATGTGGTATATCAGTCGGCAAATCAGGCGGGTCTGTGGTATCCGGAGAAAAAGCCGGGAGATATGTTCACGGAAGGAGAAAAGCTTGGAAAAATCACAGATTATGAAGGGAAAATGCTGGAGACAAGTTACGGTGAGTATGATGGTGTGATTCTTTTTCAGACGGGAAGTCTTCAGGTGACAAAAGAAGGTCCAATGATCGCGTACGGAAGAATCGCCTACGAAAAGGACAATCGAAAAGAGAAAATAGCCGGTTACTGGACAAAACGAAGTTCCGATTTTAAAGAACAGCGAAGAGAAGAACTTCACAGTCCGCTGGCTGGATGA
- a CDS encoding ABC transporter ATP-binding protein, with product MLKTLGAQIKEFKKDSIKTPLFMILEVLMEMLIPFLMASIIDDGVEKGDIRHICIIGGWMIVAALIGLYAGIMGGVCGANASAGFARNLRKAMYENIQQFSFSNIDRFSTAGLITRLTTDVTNVQNAYQMLLRMFVRAPISMVCAMIMSFYINAKLASIYLVAVIILGACLFFIISRVSGYFQEVFKKYDDLNASVQENIAGIRVVKAYVREDYEDKKFSKASYNVYKMFVKAEKILSYNAPLMQFAVYSCILGISWLGAKMIVTDQLTTGELMSLLTYCMNILMSLMMVSMVFVMVSMSVASAERITEVLEEKPELTNPERPVMEVEDGSIVFDHVNFSYKKGSGEYVLKDINLDIHAGETIGIIGGTGSAKSSLVNLISRLYDVTNGSIRVGGMDVRSYDMETLRNQVAVVLQKNVLFSGTILENLRWGNKEASKEECIRACQLACADEFIEKMPEGYETYIEQGGSNVSGGQKQRLCIARALLKKPKVLILDDSTSAVDTATDARIREAFAKEIPGTTKLIIAQRISSVQGADRIIVMNDGQVDGFGTHEELLANNQIYREVYESQTQGGGDFDEKGGA from the coding sequence ATGCTTAAAACGCTGGGAGCTCAGATCAAAGAGTTCAAGAAAGACTCCATCAAGACTCCGTTATTTATGATTCTGGAAGTTCTGATGGAGATGCTGATTCCTTTTCTCATGGCATCCATCATCGATGATGGTGTGGAGAAAGGAGATATCCGCCATATCTGTATCATAGGCGGATGGATGATCGTGGCAGCACTGATTGGTCTGTATGCAGGTATCATGGGTGGTGTCTGTGGAGCTAATGCTTCCGCAGGATTTGCAAGAAACCTGCGAAAAGCCATGTATGAAAACATTCAGCAGTTTTCATTTTCCAATATCGACCGGTTCAGTACCGCCGGACTGATCACACGACTGACCACGGATGTAACCAATGTACAGAATGCATACCAGATGCTGCTTCGCATGTTTGTGCGTGCGCCGATCAGCATGGTCTGTGCGATGATCATGTCTTTTTATATCAATGCAAAACTGGCAAGTATTTATCTGGTGGCAGTTATTATTCTGGGAGCATGCCTGTTCTTTATCATCAGCCGGGTGTCCGGATATTTTCAGGAAGTATTTAAAAAATATGATGATCTGAATGCGAGTGTGCAGGAAAATATTGCCGGTATCCGTGTGGTAAAAGCGTATGTGAGAGAAGATTATGAAGACAAAAAGTTTTCCAAAGCAAGTTACAATGTATATAAAATGTTTGTAAAAGCAGAAAAGATCCTTTCTTATAATGCACCTCTGATGCAGTTTGCGGTATACAGCTGCATCCTTGGAATCAGCTGGCTGGGTGCGAAGATGATCGTAACCGATCAGCTGACTACCGGAGAACTGATGAGTCTTCTTACATATTGTATGAATATTCTGATGAGCCTGATGATGGTGTCCATGGTATTTGTTATGGTATCCATGAGTGTGGCGAGTGCAGAACGAATCACAGAGGTCCTGGAAGAAAAACCGGAACTGACCAACCCGGAAAGACCGGTGATGGAAGTGGAAGACGGAAGCATCGTCTTCGATCATGTGAACTTCAGTTATAAAAAAGGCAGCGGTGAATATGTCTTAAAAGATATCAATCTGGATATACATGCAGGAGAAACCATCGGTATCATCGGTGGAACCGGAAGTGCAAAGTCGAGTCTGGTTAATTTGATCAGCCGTCTGTATGATGTGACCAACGGAAGTATCCGGGTCGGCGGTATGGATGTGCGGTCTTATGATATGGAGACTCTGCGTAATCAGGTAGCCGTGGTACTGCAGAAAAATGTGCTGTTTTCCGGAACGATTCTGGAAAATCTGCGCTGGGGTAACAAAGAAGCCAGCAAAGAAGAATGCATCCGCGCCTGCCAGCTGGCCTGTGCCGATGAATTTATCGAGAAGATGCCTGAAGGGTATGAAACCTATATCGAACAGGGTGGTTCCAATGTATCCGGTGGACAGAAGCAGCGTCTGTGTATCGCCAGAGCATTGTTAAAGAAACCGAAAGTACTGATTCTGGATGATTCTACCAGTGCCGTCGATACCGCTACCGATGCACGGATCAGGGAAGCTTTTGCAAAAGAGATTCCCGGCACGACGAAACTGATCATCGCACAGAGAATCTCCAGCGTACAGGGGGCAGACCGGATCATCGTCATGAATGACGGTCAGGTAGACGGCTTTGGTACCCACGAAGAACTGCTCGCAAATAATCAGATTTACAGAGAAGTATATGAATCTCAGACCCAGGGCGGCGGAGATTTTGACGAGAAAGGAGGTGCCTGA
- a CDS encoding MarR family winged helix-turn-helix transcriptional regulator: MLKVEYRDHIGFENKRLENEIHSRMTAYRVAMGGEELTMMQSWIIRFLYEHSEEDIYQRDIEAEFSIARSTATGILKLMEKRGYIRRVSVERDARLKKLELTEVGIKMQEGTIRNINRLESTLRQGISDEDLEVFFRVIRKMRSNIEIQQGETNRRRE; encoded by the coding sequence ATGCTGAAAGTAGAATACAGGGATCACATCGGATTTGAAAATAAACGGCTGGAAAATGAGATTCACAGTCGGATGACCGCCTATCGTGTAGCGATGGGAGGCGAGGAATTGACGATGATGCAAAGCTGGATTATCCGGTTTCTATATGAGCATTCCGAAGAAGACATTTATCAGCGGGATATTGAGGCGGAATTTTCCATAGCTAGGTCCACAGCGACAGGGATCCTGAAGTTGATGGAAAAAAGAGGATATATCCGCAGAGTCAGTGTGGAACGAGATGCCCGGTTAAAGAAACTGGAGCTGACGGAAGTTGGTATCAAGATGCAGGAAGGAACGATCCGCAACATCAACCGGCTGGAAAGCACACTTCGTCAGGGAATCTCGGACGAAGATCTGGAAGTGTTTTTCCGGGTAATCCGTAAGATGCGTTCTAATATCGAGATTCAACAGGGAGAAACAAACAGGAGGAGAGAGTAA
- a CDS encoding DUF6483 family protein — protein MNFTDEKDYIMRMIKETIRVLFVVAFGEKYVSVELENKYEVSGKNLKDFLDMIDVGQINEAENLFLDSMDYTNKEAVMAGALFYEHINEKDNEFLTSNNYTREEVLSGFQQLLEQSGYHDLICLVKEEE, from the coding sequence ATGAATTTCACAGATGAAAAAGATTACATTATGCGAATGATAAAGGAAACGATAAGAGTATTATTTGTTGTTGCATTTGGAGAAAAATATGTTTCCGTTGAACTGGAAAACAAATATGAAGTATCCGGAAAAAACCTGAAAGATTTCCTGGACATGATCGATGTGGGACAGATCAACGAGGCAGAAAATCTGTTTTTAGACAGTATGGACTACACAAACAAAGAAGCGGTAATGGCGGGAGCACTTTTTTACGAACATATTAACGAAAAAGACAACGAGTTCCTGACGAGCAACAATTATACCAGGGAAGAGGTGCTTTCCGGCTTTCAGCAATTACTGGAGCAGTCAGGGTATCATGATCTGATCTGCCTGGTGAAAGAAGAGGAATAA
- a CDS encoding IS110 family RNA-guided transposase, whose protein sequence is MDKIYDICCGIDVHKKLIVACLNHKRKKELREFGATTRELMELAEWLQKNNCEIVAMESTGSYWKPLYNIMESYGLHVIVVNPAHMKAVPGRKTDVKDAEWIAELLQHGLLQPSYIPSKYQRELRELVQYRKSLVGERTRELNRLQKMLEGANIKLSGTVTNINGKSARKILEYILSGNEIDEKKYDEMYEEKLIAHNLKASKEHILDDLKGFMSPLQRRMLKELLQHLDELNVHIENLNDEIDNFMKPEEKQASQVIQDVTGIGNTSAQTIIAVIGTDMERFPSDRHISSWAGLCPGDNVSAKKRKSGKIRKGNALLKSTLVLCAHAAVRHKSSYFHAQFKRISTHRGKKRAYVAVAHSILIAIYHILKDGVKYQDLGAEYYNQFNAERKIHAYLKKLKALGWEPPKEAVPA, encoded by the coding sequence ATGGATAAAATTTACGACATTTGTTGTGGTATTGATGTACACAAAAAACTGATTGTTGCCTGCCTGAACCATAAACGAAAGAAAGAGCTCCGGGAATTCGGTGCGACCACCCGGGAACTGATGGAACTGGCAGAATGGCTGCAAAAAAACAACTGTGAGATCGTTGCGATGGAAAGCACCGGTTCTTACTGGAAACCATTGTACAACATTATGGAATCGTATGGTCTTCATGTAATTGTAGTGAATCCGGCACATATGAAAGCCGTACCAGGACGGAAAACAGATGTAAAGGATGCAGAATGGATCGCAGAACTGCTCCAGCACGGATTACTTCAGCCGAGTTATATCCCGAGTAAGTACCAGAGAGAACTGCGTGAACTGGTACAGTATAGGAAAAGCCTCGTTGGAGAACGTACGCGGGAACTGAACCGATTGCAGAAGATGCTGGAAGGAGCCAATATCAAACTGTCAGGAACGGTGACAAATATCAATGGGAAAAGTGCCAGGAAGATCCTCGAATATATCCTGTCAGGAAATGAGATTGATGAGAAAAAATATGATGAGATGTATGAAGAAAAACTGATTGCCCATAACCTGAAAGCATCGAAAGAACATATCCTTGATGATCTGAAAGGATTTATGAGTCCTTTGCAGAGAAGGATGTTAAAGGAGCTGCTCCAGCATCTGGATGAATTAAACGTTCATATTGAAAACCTGAACGATGAGATTGACAACTTTATGAAACCAGAGGAAAAACAGGCATCCCAGGTGATCCAGGATGTTACAGGAATTGGTAACACCAGTGCACAGACAATCATAGCTGTCATCGGAACAGATATGGAAAGATTTCCCAGCGACCGTCATATCTCATCGTGGGCAGGGTTATGTCCGGGGGACAATGTGAGTGCAAAGAAACGGAAAAGTGGAAAGATCCGGAAAGGAAATGCATTGCTGAAATCCACGCTGGTATTATGTGCACATGCAGCGGTAAGACATAAAAGTTCCTATTTCCATGCCCAGTTTAAACGGATCAGTACCCACCGTGGCAAGAAACGTGCATATGTAGCAGTGGCACATTCGATCTTAATAGCGATTTATCATATCCTGAAAGACGGTGTGAAATATCAGGATCTTGGGGCAGAATACTACAATCAGTTTAATGCAGAGCGGAAGATCCATGCATACTTAAAGAAGTTGAAAGCATTAGGATGGGAACCACCAAAAGAGGCAGTTCCCGCATAA
- a CDS encoding LysR family transcriptional regulator, which translates to MIRSLEEEMQASLFVRSPHGIGLTPNGKQAYAYASRVLENVEAMAELSAVGDIQWLNIAFNPSSWIADCFVRFYQIHEKENLHCQAHTGKCGKCWSGSTNTKTNSVSST; encoded by the coding sequence GTGATCCGTTCACTGGAAGAAGAGATGCAGGCATCTCTTTTCGTGCGCAGTCCTCATGGCATCGGTCTGACACCAAACGGAAAACAGGCCTATGCCTATGCCAGCCGGGTGCTGGAAAACGTGGAAGCGATGGCAGAGCTGTCCGCGGTGGGAGATATTCAGTGGCTGAATATTGCTTTCAACCCCAGTTCCTGGATCGCAGACTGCTTTGTACGGTTTTATCAGATTCATGAAAAAGAGAACCTGCACTGCCAGGCACACACCGGAAAATGCGGGAAGTGCTGGAGCGGATCCACGAATACAAAGACGAACTCGGTTTCCTCTACGTGA
- a CDS encoding LysR family transcriptional regulator produces the protein MINIKQLKYFITCADAGSFSEAASVLYTTQSSVR, from the coding sequence ATGATCAATATCAAACAGTTAAAATATTTTATCACCTGTGCAGATGCCGGCTCTTTCAGCGAGGCGGCATCTGTTTTGTATACGACCCAGTCCAGTGTAAGGTGA